The following coding sequences are from one Maniola hyperantus chromosome 7, iAphHyp1.2, whole genome shotgun sequence window:
- the LOC117984068 gene encoding coiled-coil domain-containing protein 102A-like has protein sequence MAQSSHGGSHRRSRDHDGSAMRYTNTDWEAKEALYQRELDEARARATQMEKTMRWWSDCTANWREKWSKVRNERNKARDEAKQFKNKVDVLTKELVVLRTEKTDLEHQLVELKKDNEKLLSIGESRIVSGDLSAEDGVELRRKGIGYVSPNEPPTRQRASLDSHKFANVDNVLANKLGEMRLRLDETFKNLQSEKDQKAFLLTKVESLTAELHNTKMELTHNDRTLGSDSSHSEVERLQNELQDEIAAKQVLEEKIAEYKMEVERLKSENNIQWSKRELLETENIAILRENKKLYSQVCELREQIHKLNRMSDGSAYGVPFNDHNRLDSNVLYVRKTSVSPRSHESSNGSSEANLAHYETKTNTSGEDDELAIVERNEN, from the coding sequence ATGGCACAGAGTTCGCACGGAGGCAGCCACCGACGCAGTCGTGACCACGACGGCAGCGCGATGCGGTACACCAACACAGACTGGGAGGCGAAGGAGGCGCTCTACCAACGCGAGCTCGACGAGGCACGGGCCAGGGCTACGCAAATGGAGAAAACCATGCGCTGGTGGTCTGACTGCACCGCCAACTGGAGAGAAAAGTGGAGCAAGGTACGTAACGAACGAAACAAAGCTAGGGACGAAGCCAAACAGTTCAAAAACAAAGTTGACGTGCTCACCAAAGAACTAGTGGTATTGAGAACAGAGAAAACCGATCTAGAACACCAATTAGTCGAGCTGAAGAAGGATAACGAAAAGCTACTGAGCATAGGTGAGAGCAGGATAGTATCCGGTGATTTATCTGCGGAAGACGGCGTCGAATTGAGGAGAAAAGGGATAGGGTATGTTTCACCAAACGAGCCGCCAACAAGACAAAGAGCTTCATTGGACTCCCACAAATTCGCGAACGTCGACAATGTCCTCGCAAATAAATTAGGCGAAATGAGACTGAGGTTAGATGAAACGTTCAAAAATCTACAAAGCGAAAAAGATCAGAAAGCCTTTCTACTTACAAAAGTTGAATCCCTCACAGCTGAATTACACAACACCAAAATGGAGTTAACACACAATGACCGAACTTTGGGTTCTGATTCTAGTCACAGTGAAGTTGAGAGGCTGCAAAATGAGCTGCAAGACGAAATAGCTGCAAAGCAAGTGTTAGAGGAAAAAATCGCAGAGTACAAAATGGAAGTAGAGAGGCTCAAATCAGAAAACAACATCCAATGGAGCAAACGGGAGCTTCTAGAAACTGAAAACATAGCAATACTTCGCGAAAACAAGAAACTTTATAGCCAAGTCTGTGAACTTAGAGAGCAGATACATAAACTTAATAGAATGTCTGATGGAAGCGCGTACGGGGTACCCTTCAACGATCATAATAGACTGGATTCTAACGTCCTATACGTTAGGAAAACCAGCGTTAGTCCAAGATCACACGAATCTAGTAACGGTTCCTCCGAAGCTAATTTAGCGCATTACGAAACTAAAACGAACACGTCGGGCGAAGACGACGAACTTGCGATAGTGGAAAGAaacgaaaattaa
- the LOC117984069 gene encoding cytochrome c oxidase subunit 6C-like — protein MADKAVSTIAKPEMRGLLNTVIKRNLIISLALAGFAGFLTKQLVSNPRKKRYAEFYRTYDAEKEFEEMRKKGLFQSC, from the exons ATGGCCGACAAGGCAGTGTCGACGATCGCCAAGCCCGAGATGCGAGGGCTGCTGAACACTGTGATCAAGCGGAACCTGATCATTTCCCTGGCACTGGCTGGCTTCGCGGGCTTCCTCACCAAGCAGCTGGTCAGCAACCCACGCAAGAAGCGATATGCTGAGTTCTACAG gaCATACGATGCTGAGAAGGAGTTCGAAGAGATGCGCAAGAAGGGTCTGTTCCAATCCTGTTAA
- the LOC117984067 gene encoding uncharacterized protein, translated as MAADSDGLGSAGGGTCGVVVTCEGDLRDPRFPARLRGLLRELRALLAEPHPHTLKVNKVEPWNSVRVTLSVPRAAAARLRQLAAAGAPQLRALGILSVQLDGDAAVSLRLQHGTELRINTAPDDAGPSRSQSSELLAGLGGIGRLLADDGASTSAAPEPPPQNSFKSPNTVCPMDGKIPQNIPTPTSDRCEFPFGSMTQARVIHRKENTLGISACASTLRPGTSDSQFVRPSTSAYTGPPPPYPAPPPSPAASPAPTTPTPSAAPTVAMSSPLLVNLLQNDAPAPQPRPKPAPHPAKLDRLEDSQVELAVGRAPFEYRGGRATTPRPSVPSAPPSPRPPPRPAPFIRRAFPPRPTQPVQYRTPAPNATVVGRARFPSSSYATETFSAPPPPPYRQVLPRPRPPPTRVTPEDLQALLPPPPTSMDQKTQSSFQEFQRYQQQYNARQRAASRAASQPDWNEPYRDTLGLSIPDLPDNCDLDQLLPTLGGDLHLDDTALSAISDLDANSKLDLLYDTGQDSLHNQNESTPDSLLQEITGVQYPPTLNGPYNPEASPSTSQGTSSTSQTNVNVNSDVPSKPAEPFEANSETAFMPPPPVPPQTPKFHVNSPNHTTANTQHPPFKSPPNATYSSSTTSTSDRMTDRSPSLSSSMPPPLRLPVRAASVATNTVGSQASAQEIEEQSKQYLIKTLMRDDDPPPPPKEQEKKVEEVTVAQCKVKETGTETTPEIFGIAKVVEDDSKKEEDLKAKNKVIKKEKDDKLLAQKGGKPRTSGAKEKPAILKEKIVRDGKSTKVALPRPHVAKPATPAPEAPQSPSGEKESIKLRLKLDKNEPIVQPVYKADVSFINQPAKGEKPIEGELRVPPLHISLRGRNSAVIKNSKKEKKKFGPGELNLKKIKIRKSLESDEKVHRRDSEESLASKSGDSTENSKTDEYLHIKNMKLNNHYGEGEMKAEVAGDNNVVYRMKTLSKNAHIVTKSQDYKLLNNKVQGVMKKKSKLLSESGKSMEKERDKEWRNDLLEKEGKYAQNEGYREMINNHEAKKKLPMPKADKEGVKCDSLKSSEVKTVLDTDYGEVKSGASELDSRLLKCHKGLERTLSVDDDKFDRDESKLKRTLADSAIVSPNGLIASEKKRKTSHSSCPDPPGSTNVGTIGGSRVDSPPPAAAQRVGAISPRRKDRPKDKTYCKLVAERTARPEPDKFGNRSPNSQAQGEDSGIESMDALSEKSPNQASQSPPGPQRKERLDMPRSTSPTSVQRIIGVIDQPPPSDELLERLSLAATQPHYEPVPPDLDDMGDIEAELAKMHADHVNGDDAPRRPPAASSLTKEVKREPTPILRDENKSTQCIDRDTKNELKTESKSSETKLESNIAQNDDSRKDESTMSPKKEKGVDDFDHLPSRVSPPLFTYSNQEKVCANDSLEAKEDKSCVVSENGESKDGVGEAKKQEPKIERLPLKADFPDKSLLEQLLIEIPTPDYVGKRPESPSPSALERVARSSVRTRSSSKMNSPADGPKTPRLSPGLNKVERSDSPALQQPRNCLRSGSVDKISPRTVNAVSAPTKPPPGGKRKRRESESSCASTISCEEGVSPGRLKKKPRRLDQKTLIAAVVTGGKVKKESDSDSDEPLICKVRGKGVKAVKPGVKVPKGAEGVGTRRSVRHGSTPAPAAPAPPNSTPVRRKTRSAVGEGGTPSAGAVRRRRVSRDGK; from the exons ATGGCAGCGGATAGCGACGGGCTAGGCTCGGCGGGCGGCGGCACGTGCGGCGTGGTGGTGACGTGTGAGGGCGACCTGCGCGACCCGCGTTTCCCTGCGCGTCTCCGTGGCCTGCTACGCGAGCTGCGCGCCCTCCTTGCCGAGCCGCACCCGCATACGCTCAAAGTGAACAAG GTGGAGCCGTGGAACTCGGTGCGCGTGACGCTGTCGGTGCCGCGCGCGGCGGCGGCTCGGCTGCGGCAGctggcggcggcgggcgcgccGCAGCTGCGCGCGCTCGGCATCTTGTCCGTGCAGTTGGATGGCGACGCGGCCGTATCGCTGCGCCTGCAGCACGGCACCGAGCTGCGCATCAACACCGCGCCTGATG ATGCGGGACCATCACGAAGCCAGTCGAGCGAGCTGCTGGCCGGCTTGGGCGGCATCGGGCGCCTGCTGGCCGATGACGGTGCGTCCACCAGCGCCGCGCCCGAGCCGCCGCCGCAGAACAGCTTCAAGTCGCCCAACACAGTGTGCCCCATGGACGGCAAGATCCCGCAGAACATTCCCACGCCCACCAGCGACCGCTGCGAGTTCCCCTTCGGCAGCATGACCCAGGCGCGGGTCATACATCGCAAGGAGAACACGCTAG GAATAAGCGCTTGCGCCAGTACGCTCCGACCCGGAACGTCGGACTCGCAGTTCGTGCGGCCCTCCACGTCCGCATACACGGGCCCCCCGCCGCCGTACCCCGCGCCCCCGCCGTCCCCAGCAGCGTCCCCAGCCCCCACGACGCCGACGCCCTCAGCGGCCCCCACGGTCGCCATGTCATCTCCCCTGCTGGTGAATCTGCTGCAGAATGACGCCCCCGCGCCGCAACCAAGGCCGAAGCCGGCGCCGCATCCTGCGAAACTGGACCGCCTTGAAGACTCACAG GTGGAGCTTGCAGTGGGACGAGCGCCGTTCGAGTACCGTGGCGGTCGGGCCACGACCCCTCGCCCTAGCGTGCCCTCCGCGCCCCCCTCGCCCCGGCCGCCGCCCCGCCCCGCGCCCTTCATACGCCGAGCGTTCCCCCCGAGGCCCACGCAACCAGTGCAGTACCGGACTCCAGCGCCCAATGCCACAGTCGTGGGTCGAGCCAG GTTTCCCTCCTCCTCATACGCGACGGAGACGTTCTCCGCGCCTCCGCCACCTCCGTACCGCCAGGTGCTGCCTAGACCCCGCCCACCCCCAACGAGGGTCACCCCTGAGGACCTGCAGGCTCTGCTGCCGCCCCCGCCCACGTCGATGGACCAGAAAACGCAGTCTAGTTTTCAG GAATTTCAGAGGTATCAACAGCAGTATAATGCGCGGCAGCGAGCAGCTTCCCGAGCGGCGTCGCAGCCTGATTGGAACGAGCCCTACCGGGACACGTTGGGTCTCTCCATCCCTGACCTGCCTGATAACTGTGACCTCGACCAGCTGCTGCCGACCCTGGGCGGCGACCTGCATCTGGACGACACCGCCCTCTCCGCCATATCCGACCTCGATGCCAACTCCAAGCTAGACCTCCTCTACGACACAGGCCAAGACTCCCTGCACAACCAGAACGAGTCCACCCCTGACTCCCTCCTCCAGGAAATCACCGGCGTCCAGTACCCGCCAACCCTCAATGGCCCCTACAACCCGGAGGCTAGTCCCTCTACCAGTCAGGGGACTTCCTCTACGAGTCAGACCAACGTGAACGTGAATAGTGATGTGCCTTCAAAACCCGCGGAGCCCTTCGAAGCGAATTCAGAGACCGCGTTCATGCCACCGCCCCCCGTGCCGCCGCAGACCCCGAAATTCCACGTCAACTCCCCAAACCACACGACAGCTAACACGCAGCATCCGCCGTTTAAATCTCCTCCCAATGCAACATATTCTTCTTCGACTACTTCGACTTCCGACCGAATGACGGATCGGAGCCCGAGCCTGTCTTCGAGCATGCCGCCACCGTTGAGGCTGCCGGTGCGCGCCGCCTCCGTGGCTACGAACACAGTGGGCTCTCAAGCCTCGGCGCAGGAAATCGAGGAGCAAAGCAAGCAGTACCTGATCAAAACCTTAATGCGGGACGATGACCCGCCGCCGCCTCCCAAAGAGCAAGAAAAGAAAGTCGAGGAGGTCACTGTCGCCCAGTGCAAAGTCAAGGAAACGGGCACCGAAACGACACCAGAGATATTCGGGATCGCGAAAGTAGTCGAGGACGACAGCAAAAAAGAGGAGGACTTAAAGGCGAAAAACAAAGTTATCAAAAAAGAGAAGGATGATAAACTGCTGGCGCAGAAGGGCGGCAAGCCGAGAACGAGTGGGGCGAAAGAAAAGCCCGCTATTTTGAAAGAAAAGATAGTGAGGGACGGAAAGTCTACCAAAGTTGCCTTACCGCGACCACACGTCGCGAAACCTGCCACTCCCGCGCCTGAAGCGCCTCAGTCGCCTTCTGGAGAGAAGGAGTCAATCAAATTGAGGCTGAAGCTGGACAAAAACGAGCCCATCGTGCAGCCTGTATACAAGGCTGACGTGAGCTTCATCAACCAGCCGGCAAAGGGCGAGAAACCTATAGAAGGAGAGCTCAGGGTACCCCCTTTACATATCAGCCTTCGAGGGCGGAATTCGGCGGTGATCAAAAACTCCAAGAAGGAAAAGAAAAAGTTCGGCCCGGGCGAGCTCAATTTGAAGAAGATTAAAATCAGGAAATCTCTGGAGTCGGACGAAAAGGTCCACAGGCGAGACTCGGAGGAGAGTCTCGCGTCGAAGTCGGGAGATAGCACTGAAAACTCAAAGACTGATGAGTATTTACACATTAAGAACATGAAGCTAAACAACCATTATGGTGAGGGGGAGATGAAGGCAGAGGTGGCGGGGGATAACAACGTTGTGTACAGGATGAAGACATTGTCAAAGAATGCTCACATAGTAACCAAGTCGCAGGACTACAAGTTACTCAACAACAAGGTGCAGGGTGTTATGAAGAAGAAGTCCAAGCTCCTGAGCGAGAGTGGGAAATCCATGGAGAAGGAAAGGGACAAGGAATGGAGAAATGACTTGCTAGAAAAGGAGGGCAAATATGCCCAGAATGAAGGCTACAGAGAGATGATCAATAACCATGAAGCTAAGAAAAAGTTACCTATGCCCAAAGCGGACAAGGAGGGTGTTAAATGTGATAGCTTGAAGTCCAGTGAGGTAAAGACAGTGTTGGACACGGACTATGGTGAAGTGAAATCTGGTGCTAGTGAATTGGACAGTCGGTTGTTGAAGTGTCACAAGGGTCTGGAACGGACGCTCAGTGTCGACGATGACAAGTTCGATCGCGACGAGAGTAAACTCAAACGGACACTTGCGGATAGTGCAATAGTATCTCCTAACGGACTGATCGCTTCAGAGAAGAAGAGAAAAACGAGCCATAGTTCCTGTCCAG ATCCCCCTGGTTCGACAAACGTAGGCACGATAGGCGGCTCTCGCGTCGACtccccgccgcccgccgccgcccaaCGTGTCGGCGCCATATCGCCGCGTCGCAAAGACCGGCCCAAGGACAAGACCTACTGCAAACTGGTGGCCGAGCGGACCGCCAGGCCCGAGCCCGACAAGTTCGGCAACCGGTCGCCCAACTCGCAAGCCCAGGGCGAGGACTCGGGGATCGAGTCCATGGACGCGTTGTCGGAGAAGTCGCCCAACCAGGCGAGCCAGTCCCCGCCCGGCCCGCAGAGAAAAGAACGCCTCGACATGCCACGGTCGACCAGCCCAACCTCAGTGCAGAGGATAATAGGCGTAATAGACCAACCGCCCCCCTCCGACGAACTTTTAGAGAGATTATCCTTAGCTGCTACCCAGCCGCACTACGAGCCGGTGCCGCCCGACCTTGACGACATGGGCGACATCGAGGCCGAGCTGGCCAAGATGCACGCCGACCATGTCAACGGCGAcgacgcgccgcgccgcccgcccgcagCCAGCTCACTAACCAAAGAAGTCAAGAGGGAGCCCACGCCCATCCTCAGGGATGAGAACAAATCCACACAGTGTATAGACCGAGACACCAAGAATGAACTGAAAACTGAGTCAAAGTCATCCGAAACCAAACTAGAATCCAATATTGCTCAAAACGACGACAGCCGTAAGGACGAGTCGACGATGTCACCCAAGAAGGAAAAAGGAGTGGACGACTTTGATCATCTACCGAGCAGAGTTTCCCCGCCGCTTTTCACCTACTCCAACCAGGAAAAAGTTTGTGCAAACGATTCTCTGGAGGCGAAAGAGGACAAATCGTGTGTCGTTTCGGAAAACGGCGAATCGAAAGATGGAGTCGGTGAAGCGAAGAAGCAGGAGCCGAAGATCGAGAGGTTACCGCTCAAGGCGGACTTTCCCGATAAGAGCTTACTAGAGCAATTGCTAATAGAGATTCCCACGCCGGACTACGTCGGGAAGAGGCCAGAGTCCCCGTCCCCTTCTGCGTTGGAGAGGGTGGCGCGGAGTAGCGTCCGCACGAGGTCGAGTAGCAAAATGAACAGCCCGGCGGACGGGCCGAAAACGCCTCGGCTCAGTCCAGGGCTAAACAAAGTCGAGCGATCGGATTCGCCGGCGTTGCAACAGCCCAGAAATTGTCTTCGGAGTGGGTCCGTGGATAAGATCAGTCCTAGGACGGTTAACGCCGTCAGTGCGCCGACGAAACCTCCGCCTGGCGGTAAACGTAAGAGGCGGGAGTCTGAGAGCTCATGCGCATCGACCATCAGTTGCGAGGAAGGCGTATCGCCAGGTAGACTGAAGAAGAAGCCAAGACGGCTCGACCAGAAAACGTTGATAGCGGCTGTTGTTACGGGCGGGAAGGTTAAGAAGGAGTCGGATAGTGATAGCGACGAGCCGTTGATATGCAAGGTTCGGGGGAAGGGGGTGAAAGCGGTAAAGCCTGGGGTAAAGGTGCCGAAGGGCGCGGAAGGCGTGGGGACGAGAAGATCGGTGCGGCACGGGTCCACGCCGGCGCCGGCGGCGCCCGCCCCTCCGAACAGCACACCCGTGAGGCGGAAAACCAGGAGTGCTG TGGGTGAAGGTGGCACACCGAGCGCGGGGGCGGTGCGGCGACGGCGCGTGTCGCGCGACGGCAAGTGA